The Mangrovimonas cancribranchiae nucleotide sequence CATATTAGCAATAAGCTAATAGGGCCTATAACTCAGTTGGTTAGAGTATCTGACTCATAATCAGAAAGTCCCTGGTTCGAGCCCAGGTGGGCCCACAACACAACGCCTTACTTGATATCAAGTAAGGCGTTGCTGTTTCTTACACAATTCTTTTTATATCACTTATTTATTAGAACTTATTAGATAACAATAAATTAAAAGATTGAAATACGTTTTTTAAGATAAAAAATCTATATTTGAAGCGCGCATTTAAAAGAATAAAATCACATTTAATCGATTTTTTATGCGTTTCAAAGATGTTTTTAACCTGTTTTTATTTTGTTAAATAGGTTTTTTTAATACATTTACAGCAAATGAAGCTACAAAACAAGAAAATAATTGCCTCAATCTTATTTTTATTAATAAGTTTTGTATGTGTTGCTCAGCAAGTAAATGCTCCAGAGCCAAATAGTAATAGACCTCCACCACCACCAGGAGTGCCTATAGATTCAGGAGTTTATATTGTTGCAGGGTTAGCTTTAGCTTATGGAGTATATAAAAAAAGAAGCTTTTTACTTAAATAAGAAAGTTTACTTGTTTATAGCATGTAGTTTTTGAACATACTTTCCAACAACATCAAATTCTAGATTAATTTTACTTCCCACGTTTAATTTATGAAATGTTGTGTGCTCGTATGTAAAAGGTATAATAGCAACACTAAAGGTGTTTATTCCAGAATTAACTACGGTTAAACTTACACCGTTAACAGTTATAGAGCCTTTTTCAATAGTTATATTATTTAGAGTTTTATCGTATTCAAACGTAAATTCCCAACTCCCAGAATTCTGGGTAATAGCTGTACAAATAGCAGTTTGGTCTACATGTCCCTGAACAATATGCCCATCGAGTCTGTCACCTAATTTCATAGCACGTTCAAGGTTTACATAATCACCAACTTTTAAATCACCAAGATTTGTTTTATCTAAAGTTTCTTTAATAGCAGTAACTGTATAGTTATCGTTTTGGATATTTACCACTGTAAGACAAATACCATTATGAGCCACGCTTTGGTCTATTTTAAGTTCATGAGTAAAATTGCAATTAATGGTGATATCCAAATTATCATTTTGTTTTATAATGTTTTTTACTATCCCAAGTGACTCAATAATTCCAGTAAACATAAATCCTATTTATTTTGTCTAAATTTGTAGTCACAAAAATACGAACAAAAACACATCAATTTTAATGAAGGGTAAAGAAAAAATCAAAGTTGGTATTACCATAGGCGATTTGAATGGTATAGGTGGAGAGATTATACTAAAAACGTTTGAAGATAATAGAATGCTGGATTTTTGCACACCAGTCATTTTTGCCTCTGTAAAAACAATAAGTTATTTAAAGAAACATTTTAAATTCAACTTAACCTTTAATGGTATTAACACGATAGACAAAGTCGTACATGGAAAAATAAATGTGTTTAATGCTTGGAATGAAAGGTATAATATAGAGTTTGGTGAAGAAAGCTTAAAATCGGGTGAGTTATCTATAAAATCATTAAAAGAAGCTGTAAAACATTTAAAATCGGGAGACATTAATGCGTTAGTAACAGCGCCAATAAACAAACATAATATACAGTCTGATGAATTTAAATTCCCTGGCCATACAGATTATTTAGCACAAGAGCTTGAAGGTAATAGCTTAATGTTTATGGTAACCGACACTTTAAAAGTAGGGTTGTTAACAGATCATGTTCCCGTTAACGATGTTACTAAACATATATCAGAAAAGTTAATACAAGAGAAGTTAGATATAATAAACCTATCTTTAAAACAAGACTTTAAAGTACGTAAACCCAAAATAGCCGTTTTAGGTATTAATCCACATACAGGCGATAATGGTGTAATAGGAAAAGAAGACGACGAAATTTTAAGACCAACATTGTCTAAAATAAGAGAAAAAGGCATGCTTGTTTTTGGGCCTTATGCAGCCGATAGCTTTTTTGGTTCAAATAATTACAAAAACTTTGACGCTATAATAGCTTCCTATCACGACCAAGGGCTTATACCATTCAAAACATTATCTTTTGGAAATGGCGTTAACTTTACGGCAGGCTTAAGCAAAGTAAGAACCTCTCCAGACCACGGTACAGCATACGAAATAGCAGGAAAAGGAGAAGCTGATGAAAACTCATTTAAACAAGCTGTTTTTACCGCCATAAAAATATTTAAAAACAGAAAAGAGTATAAAAACCTCACTAAAAACCCTTTAAAGCCAAAGCAAAAAAAGATATAAACAAAAAAATGTTTATAAGTCGTTGAGCCTAAACAATATTTTCTTATATTTGCGGGCTCAAATAAGATGTGGTAATGGAGTTATTGAAAGAGTTTACAATTCAGTTTATTGGACTGAAGCTGGGAAAACATCAATTTGAGTACGAAATTGGAAACCAGTTCTTTGAATATTTTGAGTATAACGAGTTTAACAATGCTAACGTAAAGGTTGCTGTTGAATTAACTAAAAAAAGCACTCTACTTGAATTACATTTTAAGTTTAAAGGTGTAGTTAATGTTAATTGCGATTTAACTAACGAGCCATACGACCAAAGCATATCAAACGAATTTAATTTGGTAGTAAAGTTTGGACACGAATATAACGACGACGAAACAGATATATTAATAATTCCTCATGGAGAACATGAAATTAATATACAACAGTATATCTACGAAATCATTGTTTTATCAGTACCAAGAAAGCGTGTACACCCAGGTGTTGAAGACGGTAGCTTAAACTCTGAAATACTAGAAAAACTGGACGAATTAAGTCCAAAACAACAAGAGAATATTGAAAATAAAGAGGATACAGATCCTCGATGGGATAAATTAAAAAAACTATTAACGGATAAATAATTAATATAAAATGGCACATCCTAAGAGAAAAATCTCTAAAACAAGAAGAGATAAAAGAAGAACACATTATAAGGCAGTTGCTCCAGAAATTGCAACGTGTCCTACCACAGGAGAAGCTCACTTATATCACAGAGCTCACTGGCACGAAGGAAAGCTATATTACAGAGGTCAAGTATTAATTGACAACTCTGAGGCAGAAGAAAACGTAGCATAAACTATTATGCACGCATATATTAAAACGCTCATGCTTGAGCGTTTTTTTTATGATTAATTTTTGAATGTCTCAAAAACAACTTAATTTGCGTAATATTTTACTAAAAAAGCTGTAAATTCATATAAAATACTGAGTTTCAGCCCCTTTTTTTGGATAACTAATAAATTAGCAATGAGTAAAATCACAGCAGCCATTACAGCTGTAGGCGCTTACGTTCCAGAGTTTGTGTTGTCGAACAAGGTTTTAGAAACCATGGTTGATACTAATGACGAATGGATAACAACCAGAACAGGTATTAAGGAACGTAGAATACTTAAAGAAGAAGGCAAAGGTACTTCTTATCTAGCCATAAAAGCCGCCCAAAATCTTTTAGAAAAAAAACAACTCGATCCTAAAGAAATCGATCTAGTAATTGTTGCCACAGCAACGCCAGATATGCCTGTAGCATCTACAGCTGTATATGTCGCAAGCCAAATTGGAGCCACAAATGCTTTTGCTTACGATTTGCAAGCCGCATGTTCTAGCTTTTTATACGGGTTATCAACAGCAACAAGTTATATAGAGTCTGGACGATATAAAAAGGTCTTATTAATAGGCGCCGATAAGATGTCTTCTATAATAGACTATACAGATCGCGCAACTTGTATAATTTTTGGAGATGGTGCAGGAGCAACATTACTAGAGCCCAACAATGAAGGCTTAGGGTTTCAAGATGAATTTTTAAGAAGTGATGGTGCAGGAAGAGAGTTTCTTAAAATAGAAGCAGGAGGGTCAATTTTACCTCCAAATGAAGAAACTGTTAAAAACAAACAACATTTTGTACATCAGGATGGGCGTACAGTGTTTAAGTTTGCCGTGTCTAATATGGCAGGTGTTTGCGAAGAAATTATGAAACGAAATAACTTAACACATGAAGATGTGTCATGGTTGGTTCCACATCAAGCAAACCTTCGTATTATAGATGCTACCGCTAATAGAATGGGATTAGAGGAAGCTAAAGTTTTGAAAAACATTCATAGATACGGAAACACAACTTCTGCAACGTTACCTTTATTATTAAGCGATTTTGAAGGACAATTAAAAAAAGGAGATAATTTAATATTTGCTGCTTTTGGTGGCGGATTTACTTGGGGCTCTATTTATTTAAAATGGGCCTATAATTCATAAATCAACTAACAACGATAAACTAAATTAATACCTAATAATCATGGAATTAAAAGACATTCAAAACTTAATCAAGTTTGTAGCTAAATCAGGTGCGAGCGAGGTTAAATTAGAAACAGATGATGTAAAGATTACCATAAGAACAGGAAGCGACGACAAAGAAACAACAACTTACGTTCAACAAATTCCTGTTAATGCACCTGTTGCTCAAGCACCAATGCCAGCTGTACCACAACAGCCAGTACAACAAGCCGCTGCACCAGCTGCTGAAGCTCCAGAAGCTAAAGAAGACGACTCTAAATACATAACAATAAAATCCCCAATAATAGGAACATTTTATAGAAAACCATCTCCAGACAAACCTACATTTGTAGAAGTTGGTTCGACTATAAAAGAAGGTGATGTACTTTGTATTATTGAAGCCATGAAATTATTTAACGAAATTGAATCTGAAGTTTCAGGGAAAATCGTTAAGGTTTTAGTAGACGATTCATCTCCAGTAGAGTTCGATCAACCACTGTTTTTAGTTGATCCATCATAACCTAATTTAAAATTCCAAAAGCAAATCCCAGTTTGTTGGAATTTGGAATTTTTGAGATTTTAAATACAAGACGTTATGTTTAAAAAAATATTAATAGCCAATAGAGGGGAAATAGCCTTACGTGTTATTAGAACCTGTAAAGAAATGGGCATCAAAACGGTAGCTGTTTATTCACTTGCAGATGCAGATAGCTTACATGTTAAATTTGCAGATGAAGCCGTTTGTATAGGACCAGCACCAAGCTCAGAATCTTATTTAAAAATATCAAATATTATAGCCGCGGCAGAAATAACCAATGCCGATGCTATTCACCCAGGATACGGATTTCTTTCTGAAAACGCTAAGTTTTCAAAAATATGTGAAGAGCATAATATTAAGTTCATAGGAGCTTCGGAAGAAATGATTTCTAAAATGGGAGACAAAGCCACAGCAAAAGCTACAATGAAAGCTGCAGGTGTACCATGTGTTCCAGGAAGTGATGGTATTATTGAAGACTACGACGAGTGTGAAAAATTAGCCGAGGAAGTTGGTTATCCTGTAATGCTTAAAGCGACTGCCGGAGGTGGTGGAAAAGGAATGCGCGCCGTATGGAAGAAAGAAGACCTTAAAGATGCTTGGGATTCTGCTAGACAAGAAAGTAAAGCAGCCTTTGGTAATGACGATATGTACATGGAAAAACTTATTGAAGAACCAAGACATATTGAAATTCAAATAGTTGGGGATTCTAATGGGAAGGCCTGTCATTTATCCGAAAGAGATTGTTCAGTACAACGTCGTCATCAAAAATTAACAGAAGAAGTACCTTCTCCTTTTATGACGAAAGCCCTACGTAAAAAAATGGGAGATGCTGCAGTAAAAGCTGCAGAATACATTAAATATGAAGGAGCAGGAACGGTAGAGTTTTTAGTGGATAAGCATAGAAACTTCTACTTTATGGAAATGAATACACGTATTCAAGTAGAGCATCCTATTACAGAACAAGTAATCGACTTCGATTTAATACGTGAACAAATTTTAGTCGCAGCAGGTGTGCCAATTTCTGGTAAAAACTACACACCAAATTTACACTCGATAGAATGTAGAATTAATGCTGAAGATCCGTTTAACGACTTTAGACCATCTCCTGGAAGAATCACTACGTTACACGCGCCAGGAGGACATGGGGTTAGGTTAGATACGCATGTTTATGCAGGATATATTATTCCACCTAATTACGACTCTATGATTGCTAAATTAATAACAACGGCACAAACCCGAGAAGAAGCCATTAACAAAATGAAACGAGCTCTTGATGAGTTTGTTATAGAGGGTATAAAAACAACTATACCTTTTCACAGGCAGTTAATGGATCATCCAGACTACTTAGCAGGAAATTACACGACTAAGTTTATGGAAGACTTTAAAATGCAAGTGCCAGAAGAAGAATAAATTGAAAAGCCCGGAATTTCCGGGCTTTTTAATTTATAATTATTGTTTCATTTATTTCTTTTAATACTTGAGGGACATCATTACATGTAAAGTCAAGATTAAGGTTATATTTATTACCACTTAGCTTATTAATTGATAAATGACCTTCTGTTATCTCATAATAGCCTGTTTGTCCTCTACAAAAACACAATCTGGCAAATAACAACTTTACCTGTTTTAACTGTTCATTTTTAAGATTAACCTCAAGGCTATTATAAGGTAATTCCAAATAGATTATCTCTTGATAATGACTGTCTTGAGTATTTGGAATTTTATTCCTGATGTAATCCATTTTTATAACAATTTCTTTACCATCATTTATTTCAGGATATAAAACTCCAGTACCATCACGCTTTAATTCAAGATGGTTTTGTTGTAAAACATTTAATGTGCATGTACCATTTTCGGGACAGTAATTGTTAAAAGGCGTTTTTTTATTATTTACAGCATACTCTTGTTTGTTAGAACAGTTAAGCAATGTAAAAAATAAGACTATAATAGATATACTTTTCATAATAAAACTACATTATCTATTTTGAATTGTTGTTAAATTTTTGCAATAATGTAATTAAGGTAGTAATTTTAGCAATTAATTAAAAAATTAAATTATGAAGAAAAATTACAACAAATGGACTTTTTTGTTGATTTTAATGCTTTTTTCGATAAATATTTATGCACAAAATAAATCGTTTTGGACAAAAATAGATAAGTCAAAGATAAATCAAGAGAATCTAGTTCAAAGAAAATCAGAACCCAAAAAAAGTACTTTTTACCAATTAGATATTACATCTTTAAAACAAGCGTTAAGTTTAGCTCCAGAAAGAAGAAATTTCACTGGGGAATCGAATGTCATAGTTGACTTTCCTAATGCAAATGGTAAAATAGAAAGCTTTAACGTTATGGAGGCATCAATAATGGCTCCAGAACTTCAAGAAAGGTTTCCTAATATAAGGTCTTATGTAGGTACAAGTCTAAATGATCCTTCAAAATTAATAAGGTTTAGTGTTACACCTCAAGGTCTTCACACCATGACGTTATCTAGCAAAGGGATGCAACTAATAGATCCTTATGGAGCAAATAACACTTATATATCATATTCAAAAGCAGATTTACCTATTTTAGATAATGGATTTATTTGTGGCGTTGAAGATGTAGACACAGAGTTAGAAAGAAACTCAAATTCAAACACAGAATCTTATAGAAATGCTGATGATGGAACAATGAGAGAATTTCGTTTAGCTCTTGCTAGTACTGTAGAATATAGCGCTTTTCATTGGCAAGCGGCTGGATTAACTCAATTTAATACCGAACAAGAAAGGAAAGCAGCTGTTTTAGCAGCTATGGTCGTTACTATGACGAGAGTGAATGGCATTTATGAAAGAGATTTGTCTATCACAATGACTTTAATTCCAAACAATACAAGCATAATTTTTATTGGGATTGATCAATTTTCTAATAGTAATGCATCTGCATTGATTAACGAAAGTCAAGCAGTGATAGACGCAAACATTGGCAGTGCAAATTATGATATAGGTCACACCTTTAGTACAGGTGGAGGAGGATTAGCTCAATTAAACTCGCCATGTACAGCTTCTAAGGCTAGAGGAATAACCGGTTCGCCATCACCTGTTGGAGATGCTTATGATGTTGACTATGTAGCTCATGAAATGGGACACCAATTTGGTGCGCCACACACCTTTAATGGTAATGCTGGAAACTGCGCTGGAGGAAATAGAACTGCTTCTAATGCCTATGAACCTGGAAGTGGATCTACTATCATGGCTTATGCAGGAATTTGCCCACCTCAAAACGTACAAACTAATAGCGATGCATACTTTCATCAAAAAAGTTTACAAATGATTTGGGATAACATTACAATTGGTGCTAGCCAATGTGCCGTAACTACATCTACAGGAAATGCTGCTCCAACTGCTACTGCAGGATTAAATCATATAATTCCAATCTCTACACCATATATGTTAACGGCTGAATCTACAGATGCTGATGGCACAGATTCGCATACCTATACTTGGGAACAGTATGATTTAGGGGCAGCAGGATTGCCTTCATCAGTTTTGGCATCTGGACCTTTAGTTCGTTCTGTAACAGGAACCACAAACCCTACAAGATATATACCTAATATGATGGACTTGATTGAAAATGGCGGTCCCTCAGAGTGGGAGGTCTTATCTTCTGTTTCAAGAGATATTAATTTTAGGGTTACTGTTAGAGATAACGATCCAAGAGGGGGGCAAACAGCTACAGATATTAGAACATTAACAACTACTAGTAATGCAGGTCCTTTCTTAGTAACTTCTCAAAACACATTAACAACTTGGTCACAAGGAAATACTGAAACAATTACTTGGGATGTAGCTGGTACTGATGCTAATGGGGTCAATGCATTATTTGTTGATATTTTATTATCAACTGATGGCGGTCAAACTTTTGATGAGGTTTTAGCTA carries:
- the accB gene encoding acetyl-CoA carboxylase biotin carboxyl carrier protein codes for the protein MELKDIQNLIKFVAKSGASEVKLETDDVKITIRTGSDDKETTTYVQQIPVNAPVAQAPMPAVPQQPVQQAAAPAAEAPEAKEDDSKYITIKSPIIGTFYRKPSPDKPTFVEVGSTIKEGDVLCIIEAMKLFNEIESEVSGKIVKVLVDDSSPVEFDQPLFLVDPS
- a CDS encoding reprolysin-like metallopeptidase; amino-acid sequence: MKKNYNKWTFLLILMLFSINIYAQNKSFWTKIDKSKINQENLVQRKSEPKKSTFYQLDITSLKQALSLAPERRNFTGESNVIVDFPNANGKIESFNVMEASIMAPELQERFPNIRSYVGTSLNDPSKLIRFSVTPQGLHTMTLSSKGMQLIDPYGANNTYISYSKADLPILDNGFICGVEDVDTELERNSNSNTESYRNADDGTMREFRLALASTVEYSAFHWQAAGLTQFNTEQERKAAVLAAMVVTMTRVNGIYERDLSITMTLIPNNTSIIFIGIDQFSNSNASALINESQAVIDANIGSANYDIGHTFSTGGGGLAQLNSPCTASKARGITGSPSPVGDAYDVDYVAHEMGHQFGAPHTFNGNAGNCAGGNRTASNAYEPGSGSTIMAYAGICPPQNVQTNSDAYFHQKSLQMIWDNITIGASQCAVTTSTGNAAPTATAGLNHIIPISTPYMLTAESTDADGTDSHTYTWEQYDLGAAGLPSSVLASGPLVRSVTGTTNPTRYIPNMMDLIENGGPSEWEVLSSVSRDINFRVTVRDNDPRGGQTATDIRTLTTTSNAGPFLVTSQNTLTTWSQGNTETITWDVAGTDANGVNALFVDILLSTDGGQTFDEVLATNVPNDGSHDITVPDLLADNCLVMVKGSNNVFFNINSSRIAIGYNFSDGDECNTYTFDLNQTLPTNATAFELIEVEVPGAGTISDVNVKYDISTSSLGDLHMAVISAEGTRAYLYPAGPCSTGSNMQVTWDHESTQSVADFCGNNPVTGVAMPVAITDPEPLNAIYGQEMNGTWIVMAANLGGTNMVFNTAELEICKSGTAAVLAPTRVTQDTVEVEVLSSATIDDTHLVVTSPNTGNTTDIVYTLTVLPVEGTLYLNGSALGVSDTFTQADLDAGNVTYTTTASNDAVDGFRVDVDDSNGGTLPNLLVNISIVENLSTDEFNFEVFNVYPNPSQGSFTVQLSTMDNVSLSMMDIRGRVVYNESFNNSNNTFIQQVNVGEIASGIYLLQVEAEGRKSTKKLIIK
- a CDS encoding beta-ketoacyl-ACP synthase III is translated as MSKITAAITAVGAYVPEFVLSNKVLETMVDTNDEWITTRTGIKERRILKEEGKGTSYLAIKAAQNLLEKKQLDPKEIDLVIVATATPDMPVASTAVYVASQIGATNAFAYDLQAACSSFLYGLSTATSYIESGRYKKVLLIGADKMSSIIDYTDRATCIIFGDGAGATLLEPNNEGLGFQDEFLRSDGAGREFLKIEAGGSILPPNEETVKNKQHFVHQDGRTVFKFAVSNMAGVCEEIMKRNNLTHEDVSWLVPHQANLRIIDATANRMGLEEAKVLKNIHRYGNTTSATLPLLLSDFEGQLKKGDNLIFAAFGGGFTWGSIYLKWAYNS
- the accC gene encoding acetyl-CoA carboxylase biotin carboxylase subunit → MFKKILIANRGEIALRVIRTCKEMGIKTVAVYSLADADSLHVKFADEAVCIGPAPSSESYLKISNIIAAAEITNADAIHPGYGFLSENAKFSKICEEHNIKFIGASEEMISKMGDKATAKATMKAAGVPCVPGSDGIIEDYDECEKLAEEVGYPVMLKATAGGGGKGMRAVWKKEDLKDAWDSARQESKAAFGNDDMYMEKLIEEPRHIEIQIVGDSNGKACHLSERDCSVQRRHQKLTEEVPSPFMTKALRKKMGDAAVKAAEYIKYEGAGTVEFLVDKHRNFYFMEMNTRIQVEHPITEQVIDFDLIREQILVAAGVPISGKNYTPNLHSIECRINAEDPFNDFRPSPGRITTLHAPGGHGVRLDTHVYAGYIIPPNYDSMIAKLITTAQTREEAINKMKRALDEFVIEGIKTTIPFHRQLMDHPDYLAGNYTTKFMEDFKMQVPEEE
- the rpmF gene encoding 50S ribosomal protein L32 produces the protein MAHPKRKISKTRRDKRRTHYKAVAPEIATCPTTGEAHLYHRAHWHEGKLYYRGQVLIDNSEAEENVA
- a CDS encoding riboflavin synthase — protein: MFTGIIESLGIVKNIIKQNDNLDITINCNFTHELKIDQSVAHNGICLTVVNIQNDNYTVTAIKETLDKTNLGDLKVGDYVNLERAMKLGDRLDGHIVQGHVDQTAICTAITQNSGSWEFTFEYDKTLNNITIEKGSITVNGVSLTVVNSGINTFSVAIIPFTYEHTTFHKLNVGSKINLEFDVVGKYVQKLHAINK
- the pdxA gene encoding 4-hydroxythreonine-4-phosphate dehydrogenase PdxA — translated: MKGKEKIKVGITIGDLNGIGGEIILKTFEDNRMLDFCTPVIFASVKTISYLKKHFKFNLTFNGINTIDKVVHGKINVFNAWNERYNIEFGEESLKSGELSIKSLKEAVKHLKSGDINALVTAPINKHNIQSDEFKFPGHTDYLAQELEGNSLMFMVTDTLKVGLLTDHVPVNDVTKHISEKLIQEKLDIINLSLKQDFKVRKPKIAVLGINPHTGDNGVIGKEDDEILRPTLSKIREKGMLVFGPYAADSFFGSNNYKNFDAIIASYHDQGLIPFKTLSFGNGVNFTAGLSKVRTSPDHGTAYEIAGKGEADENSFKQAVFTAIKIFKNRKEYKNLTKNPLKPKQKKI
- a CDS encoding DUF177 domain-containing protein, which codes for MELLKEFTIQFIGLKLGKHQFEYEIGNQFFEYFEYNEFNNANVKVAVELTKKSTLLELHFKFKGVVNVNCDLTNEPYDQSISNEFNLVVKFGHEYNDDETDILIIPHGEHEINIQQYIYEIIVLSVPRKRVHPGVEDGSLNSEILEKLDELSPKQQENIENKEDTDPRWDKLKKLLTDK